Proteins from a single region of Candidatus Methanosuratincola sp.:
- a CDS encoding glycosyltransferase family 4 protein → MKVCVITTYWKGSGGGVSSYLSNLVYEMGKRVEVQVIFREGHDNKNIQLKCNRFIFPIIAFMRLLSLKPDVLHSNGAWYCLLPAVIYGKLNRIKVVHTFHTYPTERIPVFFKLFLQILIDNCDCVTFVSQALQSRIQDFWGLRFKKSEITYGGAEKRFVSEKEKIDFIKRYHLQGKGPILLLQAFTANKLKAEGAKILMLTLKKLKVLFPNIMLLITRNGPYLEELRRFAYDIDIKDNVLFTGDIENPFVALDLCDIYTHISLAEGFGMALLEAMAMGKPIVATSIGGIPEAIKNMENGVLVEPNVGSISNAIILLL, encoded by the coding sequence ATGAAAGTCTGTGTCATTACAACTTATTGGAAAGGTAGTGGAGGCGGCGTAAGCTCTTACCTGTCGAATCTGGTCTACGAAATGGGAAAACGTGTTGAGGTTCAGGTTATCTTTCGCGAAGGGCATGATAATAAAAATATACAATTAAAGTGCAATCGATTTATTTTCCCAATAATCGCATTTATGCGTTTATTGTCCCTGAAACCCGATGTTTTGCACTCTAACGGGGCTTGGTATTGTTTATTGCCCGCAGTTATTTATGGGAAATTGAATCGTATTAAAGTAGTCCACACATTCCATACATATCCGACAGAACGGATCCCTGTGTTCTTCAAATTATTTCTTCAAATTCTAATAGATAATTGCGATTGTGTTACGTTTGTATCTCAGGCATTGCAGTCTAGGATCCAGGATTTTTGGGGTCTGAGATTTAAAAAAAGTGAAATTACGTATGGGGGCGCTGAGAAAAGATTTGTTTCGGAAAAGGAAAAAATCGATTTCATAAAACGTTATCATTTGCAGGGAAAAGGCCCAATCTTGCTTTTACAGGCATTCACTGCTAATAAACTAAAAGCCGAAGGTGCAAAAATACTGATGCTTACTTTGAAAAAGCTTAAAGTGTTGTTTCCGAACATTATGCTATTGATTACTCGCAATGGTCCATATTTGGAAGAACTTAGGCGTTTTGCTTATGATATTGATATTAAAGATAATGTTCTGTTTACTGGCGATATTGAAAATCCATTTGTCGCTCTAGATTTATGTGACATTTATACGCACATCTCCTTGGCTGAAGGCTTTGGTATGGCCCTTCTAGAGGCAATGGCTATGGGTAAGCCTATAGTAGCGACTAGCATTGGAGGCATTCCAGAAGCGATCAAAAACATGGAAAATGGTGTTTTGGTTGAGCCTAATGTAGGCAGTATTTCTAATGCAATAATCCTTCTGCTATAG